A region of Bifidobacterium adolescentis ATCC 15703 DNA encodes the following proteins:
- a CDS encoding TM2 domain-containing protein, whose protein sequence is MSDNNADFNGAGQVNNPTSDNAAQADYNQPYIPQQNDAQMNHPESQPETPAYDQNSAAYTQPAQPAEPAVPAYDPNASAYSQYGQTAQSAQSAQPSYGQPATPAPAYGTAPVYTQPAQPATPAAPAYDPNAASYNQYGQYGQPSQPAQSAQPSYGQPAAPAYDPNNAYAQPDYNQANYGQQGYAAPSYNQSAYTQPAYAQQPAYGQPVAPAGYAQKSKLAAGLLGIFLGCFGVHNFYLGNTGKAVAQLLLTVIGWILIIGPAVAGIWGLVEGILILCSHYGSQWHRDAQGVELQD, encoded by the coding sequence CCGGTCAAGTCAACAATCCAACGTCGGATAACGCAGCCCAGGCCGACTACAACCAACCGTACATTCCACAACAGAACGATGCGCAGATGAACCATCCGGAGTCGCAGCCGGAAACCCCCGCATACGATCAGAACTCCGCCGCATACACTCAGCCCGCTCAGCCGGCCGAGCCCGCCGTTCCGGCGTACGATCCGAACGCTTCCGCATACAGCCAGTATGGCCAGACCGCACAGTCGGCCCAGTCCGCTCAGCCGTCATACGGTCAGCCGGCGACTCCGGCCCCGGCGTACGGTACGGCTCCCGTCTATACCCAGCCCGCTCAGCCGGCCACGCCCGCTGCTCCGGCGTATGATCCGAACGCCGCATCGTACAACCAGTACGGTCAGTATGGCCAGCCGTCCCAGCCCGCCCAATCTGCGCAGCCGTCGTACGGTCAGCCGGCAGCCCCGGCGTATGACCCCAACAACGCTTACGCCCAGCCGGATTACAATCAAGCGAACTACGGACAGCAGGGCTACGCGGCCCCGTCTTACAACCAATCCGCCTACACCCAGCCCGCCTACGCGCAGCAGCCGGCATACGGCCAGCCCGTCGCACCGGCCGGATACGCCCAGAAGTCGAAACTGGCCGCCGGTCTGCTTGGCATCTTCCTGGGCTGCTTCGGCGTGCACAACTTCTACTTGGGCAACACCGGCAAGGCCGTGGCACAGCTGCTGCTGACCGTCATCGGCTGGATTCTCATCATCGGCCCAGCCGTCGCAGGCATCTGGGGACTGGTGGAAGGCATCCTGATTCTGTGCTCCCACTACGGCTCGCAATGGCACCGTGACGCTCAAGGCGTCGAACTGCAGGATTGA